The Cucurbita pepo subsp. pepo cultivar mu-cu-16 chromosome LG08, ASM280686v2, whole genome shotgun sequence genome contains a region encoding:
- the LOC111800499 gene encoding scarecrow-like protein 27, which yields MRGIPFQFQGKGELEISAAFSSPICSGFAQKWVKKGEQQQQQQQQQQLEAEEEQEEGLSYFVLPNNEPTSVLHMRSPSPPTSASTLSSSFGGGGAGGGCVPSFPPETPSVEPLNGAGVGTPIFPGGLERCGVGLEDLESMWTESAGPEQSFLRWIAGDVVEDPSLGIKTVLQNGNIPFDMDSNGSMGIVDQGSEFDPAAAAAAAGNVLSNINPNLSFPVAAACTGFSDVNGSNNKPFSRTTYKSSCLGLNNRHGNFNVQNPIFSGSVENLVVPVSAMIYPPQLPPFEALDEKPQNLNAQVLLNQHQQHPQNPSFFGPLAFGQTEQQLQPQLKRHNSSGGVDPNGAIPKVPFMDPGNEMFLRNHQQVLQQQQHQQQLGYPLGLQFLPQQKAMSPKPKVIGLSDDEMAYQNPPQQQQQHALLDQLYKAAELVGTGNFSHAQGILARLNHQLSPVGKPLQRAAFYFKEALQLLLLMNNPVNPPPPRCPTPCDVIFKMGAYKVFSEISPLIQFVNFTCNQALLEALDDVDQIHIVDFDIGFGAQWASFMQELSLRNQGAPSLKITAFASPSTHYPIELGLMRDNLTQFANDIGISFEFEVVNFDSLNQNSFSLPFSRASENEAIAVNFPLWSSSNQPAMLPSLLRFIKQLSPKIVVSLDRGCDRSDLPFPQHMLQALQSYINLLESLDAINMNSDAINKIERFLLQPRIESTVLGRLRVPQRMPLWKTLFASAGYTPVTFSNFTETQAECVAKRTSVRGFHVEKRQASLVFCWQRRELISASAWRC from the coding sequence ATGAGGGGTATTCCCTTTCAGTTTCAGGGGAAGGGGGAGTTGGAAATTTCAGCCGCTTTTTCTTCTCCGATTTGCTCTGGTTTTGCACAGAAGTGGGTTAAGAAAggagaacaacaacaacaacaacaacaacaacaacaactagaagcagaagaagaacaagaagaaggtctttcttattttgttttgccCAACAACGAACCCACTTCCGTTCTTCATATGAGAAGCCCCAGTCCTCCCACATCGGCTTCtactctctcttcttcctttggGGGCGGCGGTGCTGGTGGTGGCTGTGTTCCTTCATTTCCGCCGGAGACTCCTTCTGTTGAGCCGCTCAATGGAGCTGGGGTTGGGACTCCCATTTTTCCCGGTGGACTAGAGCGATGTGGTGTTGGATTAGAAGATTTGGAGAGTATGTGGACGGAATCGGCTGGACCAGAGCAGTCTTTTCTCCGATGGATCGCCGGAGATGTTGTTGAAGATCCCAGTCTAGGGATTAAAACTGTTTTGCAAAATGGGAATATCCCCTTTGATATGGATAGCAATGGCAGTATGGGAATTGTCGATCAGGGTTCCGAATTTGACCccgctgctgctgctgctgctgctggtAATGTTCTTTCTAATATCAATCCTAATTTATCGTTTCCTGTTGCTGCTGCTTGTACTGGGTTTTCTGATGTTAATGGTAGTAATAATAAGCCTTTTAGTAGAACAACTTACAAGAGTTCTTGTTTGGGGTTGAACAATCGCCATGGAAATTTCAATGTTCAGAACCCTATCTTTTCTGGGTCTGTTGAGAATCTTGTTGTTCCTGTTTCTGCCATGATTTATCCTCCGCAGCTTCCGCCATTTGAGGCCCTTGATGAGAAGCCTCAGAATTTGAATGCTCAGGTTTTGTTGAACCAACATCAGCAGCACCCTCAGAATCCTAGTTTTTTTGGGCCATTGGCATTTGGTCAAACGGAACAGCAGCTTCAGCCTCAACTGAAGAGGCACAATTCGAGTGGAGGGGTCGACCCAAACGGGGCGATCCCGAAAGTTCCGTTTATGGATCCAGGGAATGAAATGTTTCTGAGGAATCATCAGCAGGtgctgcagcagcagcagcaccaGCAGCAGCTTGGATATCCATTGGGTTTGCAGTTTCTTCCTCAGCAGAAGGCAATGTCGCCGAAGCCGAAAGTTATAGGGCTCAGCGACGACGAAATGGCATATCAGAATCCCCCacagcagcaacagcaacatGCTTTGCTGGACCAGCTCTACAAGGCAGCAGAACTGGTTGGGACAGGGAATTTCTCACACGCGCAAGGGATATTGGCGCGGCTCAATCACCAGCTCTCACCTGTTGGAAAGCCCCTTCAAAGGGCTGCTTTCTACTTCAAGGAGGCTCTTCAATTGCTTCTCCTTATGAACAATCCTGTTAATCCTCCTCCACCTCGCTGCCCGACACCGTGTGATGTGATCTTCAAGATGGGTGCTTACAAGGTGTTTTCGGAGATCTCACCACTTATTCAGTTTGTGAATTTCACCTGTAACCAGGCACTACTTGAGGCCCTCGATGATGTCGATCAAATTCACATTGTTGATTTCGATATCGGTTTTGGAGCTCAATGGGCCTCTTTTATGCAGGAATTGTCCTTGAGGAACCAGGGTGCTCCATCACTAAAAATCACTGCTTTTGCCTCTCCCTCCACACACTATCCCATTGAACTCGGGCTCATGCGCGATAATCTCACTCAATTTGCTAATGACATTGGAATAAGTTTCGAGTTCGAAGTGGTGAACTTTGATTCTTTGAACCAAAACTCCTTCTCCTTGCCGTTTTCTCGTGCAAGCGAAAACGAGGCTATTGCAGTAAACTTCCCTCTATGGTCCTCATCAAATCAACCAGCAATGCTTCCGTCTCTCCTCCGTTTCATCAAGCAACTCTCACCAAAAATCGTGGTATCACTGGATCGAGGGTGTGATCGAAGTGACCTTCCATTTCCTCAGCATATGCTTCAGGCACTTCAATCCTACATTAACCTCCTGGAATCTCTGGATGCTATCAATATGAATTCGGATGCAATCAACAAGATCGAGAGGTTTCTTTTGCAACCAAGAATCGAAAGCACTGTTCTGGGGCGGCTTCGAGTACCTCAAAGAATGCCCCTATGGAAGACACTTTTCGCCTCAGCTGGGTACACACCAGTAACATTCAGCAACTTTACCGAAACTCAAGCCGAATGTGTAGCAAAGAGAACTTCTGTGAGGGGATTTCATGTCGAGAAACGCCAGGCTTCCCTTGTTTTTTGCTGGCAGCGTCGGGAGCTCATATCTGCTTCAGCTTGGAGGTGTTGA
- the LOC111799675 gene encoding NADH dehydrogenase [ubiquinone] 1 beta subcomplex subunit 8, mitochondrial-like — protein MAGRLSNLGSKVLGGNGVVGRSIASSLRLRSGMGLPVGKHIVPDKPLPVNDELVWDNGTPFPEPCIDRIADTVGKYEALGWLCGGLGFFASLGLLAVWNDKASRIPFAPKVYPYDNLRVELGGEAEAEAEAA, from the exons ATGGCTGGCAGACTGAGCAATTTGGGTTCGAAGGTCCTTGGCGGAAATGGCGTTGTCGGTCGCTCAATCGCTTCATCTCTTCGCCTTCGCTCCGGCATGGGCCTTCCCGTTGGAAAACACATCGTCCCCGATAAGCCC CTTCCTGTAAACGACGAATTGGTTTGGGATAATGGAACTCCTTTTCCTGAGCCCTGTATTGATCGCATTGCAGATACGGTTGGGAAG tACGAAGCCTTGGGTTGGTTATGCGGGGGATTGGGATTCTTTGCATCTCTGGGATTGTTGGCTGTGTGGAACGACAAAGCGTCTAGGATTCCATTT GCGCCGAAAGTGTATCCATATGACAACCTAAGAGTGGAGCTCGGTggagaagcagaagcagaagcagaagcagcaTAG
- the LOC111799544 gene encoding uncharacterized protein LOC111799544, whose product MGTEAGAMAERNSMEALAKLEYRQTLIINRILKLELAYLPNLDSEPSPISSDEADGDTVSRLSTILRTNAVNDFSFKRVPSDYYDWSLEARRDVLNAASVDHLCKSIVLVNTQAQSHVVDCSNRNNSKYYVVVVQYSAKFNAETVRSFLYSLNDGKIPKKKFNLRLAPEEISAELTGYVHNAVTCIGMKTDIPVILDEAIAKLSPDYFWLGGGEVDLKLGIRTSEFINFVKPFIIKCS is encoded by the exons ATGGGGACCGAGGCTGGAGCAATGGCAGAGCGAAACTCCATGGAAGCACTAGCGAAGCTCGAATATCGCCAGACCCTAATCATCAATCGAATTTTGAAGCTGGAGCTCGCTTATCTTCCAAATCTCGACTCGGAACCTTCTCCAATTTCCTCTGATGAGGCAGATGGCGACACTGTGTCTCGACTCTCCACCATTCTTCGAACCAACGCTGTCAATGACTTCTCCTTCAAGAGGGTTCCCTCTGATTACTACGATTGGTCTCTCGAAGCCCGACGGGACGTTCTTAATGCCGCTTCGGTTGACCATCTCTGCAAGAGCATTGTTCTG GTAAATACTCAAGCCCAATCCCATGTCGTTGATTGCAGTAACCGCAACAATTCAAAATACTATGTTGTCGTTGTTCAG TATTCTGCTAAATTCAATGCTGAAACTGTTAGAAGCTTCCTGTATTCACTCAACGATGGAAAGataccaaaaaagaaattcaact TGAGACTTGCTCCAGAGGAGATATCTGCAGAGCTAACTGGATATGTGCATAATGCAGTGACATGCATTGGCATGAAAACGGATATTCCA GTGATTTTGGACGAAGCGATTGCGAAACTAAGTCCTGATTATTTTTGGCTGGGCGGTGGGGAAGTCGACCTGAAGTTAGGTATCAGGACATCAGAGTTCATAAACTTTGTTAAACCCTTCATTATCAAGTGTAGCTAG
- the LOC111800973 gene encoding uncharacterized protein LOC111800973, which translates to MPMPTSFFLALLFLSTFLHACDARLLKLCHSSRLESCLISPGFRTNQLERSLDESKSNDVSSMENVGIEILKGMKKLRRLAMELPVRDRDRDKDIDKVVNSEENEVGEDMVVMDYAQPHRKPPIHNQKP; encoded by the exons ATGCCCATGCcaacttctttcttcctcGCTCTCCTATTCTTGTCGACTTTTTTGCATGCATGCGATGCTCGTCTTCTTAAATTATGCCATAGCTCGAGGCTCGAATCGTGTTTGATCTCTCCAGGGTTTCGAACGAATcaactagagagaagtttggACGAAAGCAAAAGTAACGACGTTTCTTCCATGGAGAATGTTGGGATTGAAATATTGAAG GGAATGAAGAAGCTTAGAAGGTTGGCAATGGAGCTTCCAGtgagagacagagacagagacaaaGACATAGACAAAGTGGTGAACTCCGAGGAAAACGAGGTTGGAGAAGACATGGTCGTGATGGATTATGCACAGCCCCACAGGAAACCTCCTATTCACAATCAAAAACCCTAG